The DNA region TTAAACCAAATGGTTCCTCCCATTTTATTGGATAAAGGGCGGCTTTTGCTTCTCCATAATATTTGTAGGTTTTTTCGTAAGGAACGTAGCCCACGTATTTTATATTTTTTCTTTTAAGATAGGGTTTAATCCGTTTTTCCCAGAATGCTCCTTTGTTTGGAGCGCCAACAATAATTAAATTCTGCTTTGTTTTTAATGCGATTTTAATCGCTGTATCCGCCCCTTTCTTTTCAAGAAGTCTTCCGATAAATAAAAGGTAATTCTTGGGATTTGGATTAAAAGAGAAGGGCTTTAATCTTATTCCGTTATAAACCGTTCCGATCCAATTTAAATCAGGGGCCGGCTTTTGTTGAGCTTTTGAAATTGAGACAAAATATTGATTTTTTGTCTTATAAAGACGGTATATTTTTTTTCTCCATAAAGAAACAGGATCATGAAGGGTATAAACAAAAGGAATTTTAGGAAATAGATATCCAAAAGGCAAAGCTCTGTCTGCTGGATGAATATGGACAATATCAAAATGCTCTTTTGAGTATTTTTTAAGAATTAGGCATATTAAATATTGTTCAAAGAGATAAGAAAATTTCCCTTTTTCGTCTATTTCGTGGTAATTCGTAATTTTTTCTTTATAAAGAGGTTGAAAGCTTGATTCGTACACCTTAAACTTTTTAGATTTTGAGCCCTTCGGAGTAAAAAAGGAAACTTTATGTCCTTTTTTGACTAAACCATTTGCGATATCCATAGCCATTTCCATAGGAGCAAAGATTTCCTTGTAATCTTTTGGAAGGGGAACAGGCACGATACCCGAGACCATCATTGCAATTTTTAGTTTTTTTCTCATAAATCTATTTGCTGAACTTATTTATAATTTTATAATATGCTTTTTCATATTCATCAATCATTTTCTTAACGGTGAAGTTTTCTTCAACCCACTTTCTGCACTTCCCCCGGTCTATTTGGTCAATTTTTTTTATTGCTTGTGCCATTTCGTTGACATTCTTTACCACAAGCCCAGTTTCTCCATTTTTCATTACTTCTTTCACAGATCCTCTATTAAAGGCAATAACAGGTGTCCCGCAAGCTTGTGATTCAATCATTACGATGCCGAAAGGTTCATCCCACAATAAGGGATAAATTAAGGCTTTAGCCTTTCCTAATAATTCTGATTTTTCTTTTTTTGATTTTATTTCACCTATGAATTTTATATTCTTTGAAAGATGTGGTTTTATTTCTTTATTAAAGAAATCTATAGTTTTCTGGCTAGCGCAGAAACCAGCAATTATTAATTTTAAATTTAGTTTTTTCGCTATTTTTATTACTAAATGAGGTCCCTTAAAACG from Patescibacteria group bacterium includes:
- a CDS encoding glycosyltransferase family 4 protein — protein: MRKKLKIAMMVSGIVPVPLPKDYKEIFAPMEMAMDIANGLVKKGHKVSFFTPKGSKSKKFKVYESSFQPLYKEKITNYHEIDEKGKFSYLFEQYLICLILKKYSKEHFDIVHIHPADRALPFGYLFPKIPFVYTLHDPVSLWRKKIYRLYKTKNQYFVSISKAQQKPAPDLNWIGTVYNGIRLKPFSFNPNPKNYLLFIGRLLEKKGADTAIKIALKTKQNLIIVGAPNKGAFWEKRIKPYLKRKNIKYVGYVPYEKTYKYYGEAKAALYPIKWEEPFGLTFIEAMACGTPVIVFDRGSAREVVKDGKTGFVVKTIKGAVAAIKKIDQIDRKECRKRVEEKFSIEKMVNDYEKVYYEILKKK